The segment CACCCCACACCGAGAGTATTCAACCCATCACCCGCATCGTTGAAACATGTCCGAGCGCGCGCTCTCGGTCGCCGCGACCCTCACCGTCGGCGCATCCCTCGTCGTCACCTTCCGCGACGCCGTCACTACGTCGCCCACTATCGGGTGGGTCGTCGTCGCGTCCGGCGTCGGGATGATACTGACCACCATCGCGAGCGTCGCGTTCCCGGACGCGACCGTCCTCGGCAAACCACTCGGCGGACGGGAGCTTCCCCGCCGGACGTCGCTCGTACTGCTCGCCCTCGGGACGGTGTCGCTACTCCTCGCGGCGCTGGGAGCGTGAGAACGAACGGATTCAGTCCTCGGTGCCGCCCGCCTGCGCCGCCTCGACCTTATCGGCATGCGTCTCGAGATCCGCGGCGAGTTCGCGCGCCTGCTCGGGGTCGAGTTCGAGTTCGTCGACGTGCCCGGTGACGCCCTCGGGCTGGCCGTCGGCCTCGAACTGCAACTGCACGCAGTCGGGGTCCTCGCGCGCGCTCGTCGCGTTCGCCACGCCGAGCCCCGTCGCTTCGTCGTCGGCGGTCCGGACCTTGCAGTCGACGAGGTCGAGCGTCGTGTACGCGTTCACGCGCATCAGGCGTCCTACCATGCGTTC is part of the Halorubellus sp. JP-L1 genome and harbors:
- a CDS encoding DUF6360 family protein, yielding MVGRLMRVNAYTTLDLVDCKVRTADDEATGLGVANATSAREDPDCVQLQFEADGQPEGVTGHVDELELDPEQARELAADLETHADKVEAAQAGGTED